ACTTCGCTGACATGCATGGATGGCCTATGAGGACAATAGCCACCTCAACAGAACGAGGGCAATGGTGGCAGTGAGTAGAGTAAGGATGCAGCGATTCAGAGCCTGGGCTCAAATGCTACTTCCCGTGAATAGTAAAATTGGTAAAAAAGgactaaaaatagcaaaaaaaaatGAACTTTTTTGACATTCGAGGAGGTCATGGCAAAAATAACAAAATTTGAGCCagtgaaaaagtttgaaaaaatgcATTATTCGAAGCTGATTTTGTTTTTTCTTTGTGTATGGCACGTCAAATGATTTGACGATTGAAAGTATGCACGCTCCTAGCGCATTCGAGCTTCTTCTATGCAAAAGATATTCAGTTTATTTTTTAATATTTTACTGTTTTGAATTTACTATTTACCGGATGCAGATGAGCCCAGGCTTAGACTTGAATTATCGCTCCTGACATAAGTTGACCCATTAATATAATTCAAAGGTCACAACGAACATTTTTCTTTTGCAGAAAAACATAAAATGATGAATCATGGGCACATGGATGCCTCCTTGCGAATAGTATCATGAGTCCAGTACTAGTAGTAGCACAAAGCAAAGAGGGATAATATCATGACTGGGACGAAAGCTGTGATGAAAGGCATACCGTCGATTACCTGACTTGTTCTGGGAGGTCAGTCTTTGTGTCAAAACAGCGCGAACAATAGAGCTGCTGGGCACGAACCGAACCGCAGCTTCGCTTGATCCAGACATGGGTACCTGAATCGATCTTGCTTTCATTCAGACATGGCTGGCAACATCCCTGAACCGAGCACCAGCCAGACATAGATGCTCACTACAGAGAAAGTTGGAGCAATGTGACTCCAAATGGGTCGGTAGTAGAAgctgaccccccccccccccccccccccccacacacacacacacacccccacAATAGTTCCATACATTGGAATCATCGACAGTTTGTGTCTCTCAGTCAAATAAACTTCTGAAATTTCAAGGTTACCATCACAAGATGGCCCTCAGCTCATCAGGCCTCTAGCTTCCAAGCATTGGCTTTCACCAGAAACTAGTGGAAAGCAATCACAGAATGAAGACAACTGTCAATTAGTTACGGAAGCATTCTGAAGCATTAACACTACTGAAGAGATGAATGAGTTTACACCTGAGGGTGACAACCTGTCTTTCCAATATCAGGTAGGGAAGTCCAGATGATCAGGTAGTGCACTTCAAattctggatgaacagtgagcatgcATGTAAAGAGAAGGAGCATCCCTTTGATAGCACATTATCAGATGAATTTTTCCTTCCTTCACTGAGTAATACATCAGGAAAAATGGCCCGTCGACTTGTTACCTTATCATAAATTACTACAAAAAATACTGTAGTTAGTTCCTCACAATTTGTCAAATTCAGTATAAACCACCATGTATACAGATAGTGAATGTTTTCAGCAGAAGGCAAGTCTACTTGAAAGAGCCTTATGCTTGACATCAAGTCTTTGATGAGATTAGTCTTTAAGAATTAAGACTGTTAAGATGCGGCAAATCTGATATATTTTTAATAACAATGTAAAGCCTAGGCACAagtgttgggaaacatagcatgcaatttcagaaaattttctatgctcacacaagatctatccatggagatgcatagcaatgagggggagagtgtgtctacgtacccttgtagaccaaaagcggaagtgtttgacaacgcagttgatgtagtcaaacttcttctagcttcgaccaatcaagcaccgaacgtacggcacctccgagttctgaacacgttcagcgcgatgacgtccctcgccttcttgatccagcaaggtgtcgaagtagtagatgagtttcgtcagcatgacggcatggtgacggtgatggtgtaGTGATCctcgcaaggcttcgcctaagcactacgaaactatgaccgggggtgtaaactatggagggggcgccgcacacggctaacagttgatgttgtgtgttctaggtgccccctccccacatatatataggtgggaggggaggagaagcagccagggggcgccccaagtaggatccgaatcctacttggagtttccccaagtggcgcccccccccccccccctccttttTTTCACCGGAAAATAAAGGAaagggggaagagagaaaggaaggggggccgaacctCCGTTTTTCCTTCTCTAATTGGTCCACATGCCTAAGGGGGGTGCGCcacccctagtgggctggtgtgcccccatCTTATGGTCCATATCttccccccggggggttccggtaacccccacccccccccccccccccgccccggtactccgataaatacccggtacactccggaacacttacggtgtccgaatactatcatcctatatatcaatctttacctctcgaccatttcgagacttctcgtcatgtccgtgatatcatccgggactccgaacaactttcggtcaacaaatcacataactcatataatacaaaatcgtcatcgaacgttaagcgtgcggaccctacgggttcgagaactatgtagacatgaccgagacacatctccagtcaataaccaatagcgggacctggatgctcatattggcttctacatattctacgaagatttttatcggtcgaaccgttatgacaacatacgttattccctttgtccatcggtatgttacttgcccgagattcgatcgtcggtatctacatacctagttcaatctcgttaccggcaagtctctttactcattccgtaatacatcatcctgtaactaactcattagtcacttttcttgcaaggcttcttatgatgtgtattaccgagagggcccagagatatctctccgatactcggagtgacaaatcctaatctcgatctatgccaacccaacaaccGTGGAGGTGTTTGTGATGACTTCGTAAATTTTAATTCAGTATTTGGCACTGGTGCTCGCATTTTTCTAGATTTAAACTGCGGAGGTGTTTGTGATGACTTCATAAATTTTAAGATAATGTGTCGGCTCTGTCTCTCAGAGATGCTCAGAAGTGTAGGGTGTGTGTGCATTCATAGCGGTAAGTGTATGTGCATATGTATGAGCGTCTGCGTCTATATTGTGTTAAAAAAAGCATCGTGTTTCTAAAATTGATTAAATTACTGTCAAAATAAGTTAAATGTGTGTGAATATTTTTGATTTTTTGTGCTTCTATGTATTAGCGAAATTCATTATGATATGATTGAAATAATTAAAATATGTATGAATCTCTACGTAATGTTTCTAAAATTGGTTGAACTATGATTGCAATTTGTGCGAGTATTTATGAAATATGTTTGTAAACATTTTTATACAGTGAATCGTTAAAAATGCACAAATGTGTTTCCTAATATCAATGAAATAATTGAAAACTTCTGTGAAACTTTTttggtgaaaatttgttttgttCTTTTTTGAAATTTCTGCAAAAATTAGTTTTAAAAAATTCATTTCTTTTGAAAGAAATATGAACCACCGGATGTGGCGGTGGGGCGAGTGATGACATATCAACATCGGAGTAACAAGATAAATGAATCAAATAGGATGTCCCGGTATACGCACTGCGCTGGCGCCATATGATTGGCTCACAGGTCTCGGCAGCGGAGCTGTTTAAAATGAGTTTCAGCCTACTTGCAAAGACATTATTTCGTTTGTTCATATTTGATTTTGGAGTTCTACAAGGCGTATGCACATAATGTGGGTTTTAGAGTTCGTATCGGACAACAGAAGAAGATTGAGAATAAAGTGGCCTGGACTAAGCACTTATGTGTAACCGTGAAGGATTCAATTCCAAATTGGCATCCTACAGCTGTATACTTCTATTGTCTGCCATCAATTCTTCCTCACGTTGGCATTCTAGAGTTGTGTCCAAGCAAAGGGAAAAGGAGCATGACTGTGGAAGATATGCAACTAAATTTTGCTCCCTGATACCAAATTTTAACAAGCAAATAATGATTTTATATATGTTTTGATTTACTCTTGGATGTACATAAGCCATGTAATGGATGGGGATTCGAATTATGTTAAATCAATTTGACTTGATTTATCACAACTTTGATGATTGTCAAATTATTACATTATATATTGAACCTCAGCCAGCGGATGATTGTCAATTTTGCATTATGTATTCTTTGCTCAGACCAGCACCATACTGGAGCACACAACGCTGTTTCTCAATTTACTTGTTATACATGATACATCAAAAACTACCGTAAATGTTCAGGAAACTTTGGATAGTGACTTGTTGCTTAGCCTTTTTTTACCTCAAAATTGGTTAAGGCCATCCCAGGCCACTTCTGGTAATTAAGAAGATTTTCTGAATAAGTCACTGATTTTGTTCAACACATACGTGAGCTAGTCACTAAACTTTGTGAATGTTCATGAAGCAAAAAAAAGGAAATTTTGGGAACGCGGAGTATCTATGCGCGAGCTCAGATGAGCCCGTTATCTAGGACGTTGGCTGAAGCATGGAGATCTGTGCCAGTTCTAAATACGGGAGGGATTGGCGAGTTAGTAAATGTCCACTGTCGCGAAATACGTAGATGGCAGGCGTGGGTGGTGGGCCGCACTTTCACGGGCGGAGAAACGTCCGTTTGTGGTTGACGAGTTGGGCCGTGGATCAGAACAGTAATTCGACGTCTAGTCCGTGGCCCCGAATGTGAGCTTTTCCGTTCGCTGGGCCCATGGTAGGAACCAACTGTGCGGTCTGGTGGCTTCGGCTAGGGTAAAGCTGACCTAATTTTCTAAGGCCTGGTGGTGAGCGACGGCGCCGACGGCGGAGGTGAGGGCGACAAGGATGGAGTTCCTGATGCAACCTATAGACGGGTATGTACTCTAGATATTTGGCTTTCTTCTAGCGATTTCTAGACCGTAAATGTGGTGATTCTGAGCGGATTTGCGTGAGCGTCGGGCAGATCTAACTTCCTGGAGGAAGTTGGGGAGAGTTTGGTGTCGGTACCGGAGGGGGCGGATGCGGTCGATGTGGAGATGGTGGCAACGCAGGTGACGGAAGGACATCAGTTGGCGGTTGAGGATCAGCCGGCAGCTACAGGGGAGGCGCAGATCTTGATGCTCAGTGAAGGAGCGCGGGAGAGGAGGGACGTGTCTCCACCAAGCTCGGAGCTATCTACTGGGAAGATGAACCCACGAGCTCCTGGATGGAATAAGAGGTTAGTTCATGGCGTGCATATGTACTTTACTTGATGATGTGCCTCTGGGCTGAGCAAGACGATGATTGTTGTGTCATACCAGTAACTGAATATGTTGTTGCTATCGACTGGAATGAAATGGTTTAGGAAAATAGACGGTACTGAATTTTTTAGGAGGTTCGACTGAAGAAGGAACCTCATAACTGAATTAGTAGGTGCATATTGTAGCAGTTAACAGGGGCTTGATCCTTTTGAGGAGAAGTTGTGGCATATTTGGGTAATATCCTTTATTTGTGATTTGTATTTGTAGATTACTACAAGCAAGGCAGTGAGGTCTCTGCATTGTTCGAAGTAGAAAATTCACCCATGTGTCTACATGATTGATTCGATGGGCAGTAGCTGAGTGAAAACAAAAGATTGTAGTGATGCGGGTGTGAATTTGGGAGTAAGAGCGGTTGATAAAAACATTCCCTAAGAGGGTAGGTCCAATTGTGATAAGTCAAAAACATGGATGTCTCCCTTGTTTCTAGCACCTGGGCGACGTGACATGTATCGAGGTCTTTTTTCTATGTAATACCTGTTGCTCTGGATAGTAATGAAATTTTGCAAAGGGCATGTGTTCCTTGTTGTATGTTTTTGTGCTTGAGATGATGGAGGACTGAGTCTGATTATCCGTAGCATCTAATTATATTGAAGTATCTACCATGCTACAAGTCCCCTTTTTGCCGTGTATCGTTAGGAATTTGTATTACTCAGTCCCCTTTAGATGCTAACCACACTGCTACAAGTGGTGTCTGATCTTAAAGTAAACTTGATAAATGAAACTTGTACTGATAATGATATTTTGGTCAGGCACATCTACCATGTTGTGCTGCCCTTTTAATTGTGATAGTTCCATTATGCTCTTTCCGTTTGACGTTTTTCCTGATTGAGGGCAAATACATGATGTGACTTGTTGCAACTACGTGAATTTTAATTATGCTTGCATCAATAATAATGTACAATTTGTCGAAATGTGAATCATGCTATGTAACTGCAGGTTGAGGATCGGTGCCGCTGCACCAAGTCGGCCGCCTTGCCCAAACCGTGTCACTGCATTTGAGAAGGCTTTTCGAAACTATGCTGAGAATCCAAGATACAATGTGATCACACCGACTATTGGCACGACCTTTGATTTTGTAGGAGAGGCCTGTGACTTTTACAATTTGTATTCATGGGAAAAGGGGTTTGGTATCAGATATGGCAAGAGTCGGCTAAATGTAGAGAGGATTAAATGCATGCAAGAAATCGTCTGTGGTTGCTCGGTTAGTAGAAATTGTTTTCTATATCCAGTGTTCAATTTCCTGGTGTTGCTGAAACCTGACGTTAACTGAATTTTGTGTTCTTGTGGTACATTTCCCCCAGGGAAAAGCTGGTGTTGAGAATACAAGATCTTGTCGCTGCGAATGCCCAGCTTTAATAAAGGCTCCTATGAGCAGAGGGGGGAAGATAAGCTTGCGGGGTAGGTGGGTGAATCTTCCAGAGCAAGCCGTTGGGTTTAATAAAAAACAGGGGGGAAGGGAACGTCCGTTTGTGAGATCCGTGCCTCACTTTGGTAGTGTGCATCTGAGCCAGctcaccgggggggggggggggggggggggggatggccGTTATAATAAATGCGGTAGGTGGGTGGGTCCTATCCTCTAGAAAAGCATCCAATACTGCTGAGAATACACTGTGAAATACACACGCGGGAGCGAAGCTTGGCGCTGAAGAACGGTTAGGATAACAGGTGCATCTGAGCTCGGGCTCAGAATAGCACTTTCGAAATTTTGGATAGTGACTTGCTGCTTACAGCTTACACATCAAAAGTGGAGAAAGCGACCCCAGCCCACTTCTGCAACTCAAAAGCTTTATACCAAAGAATATATGCTTTGACCACACGACTGAGAAAATCACTGATTTTTTTTCAACACATAAGTACATAACTGAACTAGTCGCTGAATTTTGTGGCAACAGCAAACATGATATTTTAACAAGGGAAAAGCTGAGCCAAAGCCACTGATCTGAACAAGGCACACTATGCCGTTCATTGGGGGCAAATACTATTACTCTGCTACAGGCTACAGACTACAGCACTATAGCTTCCTGCGGATCACGAGAGACTGCATCTTCCTATGAAGGAACCGTCGCGGACAGGGGAGGCCATCCAGGGCGTCGTTTGCGCCTCATCAGACTCGTCTTCACAGTTGCGGAACGTCGTTAGTTATCATGCCTTCGCCGTCGAGACGACCGGCCGGCCGGGTCTATGTGACCGTCGAGCCGTTGCTTTCGCTACTTGCTTGTCGTCTCCGGAGAAGTTCGAGGGAATCATCTGGGTGTTGTCTTCATACGAGGCCTTCGGATTGGGACTTGATTTGGGAGCCGAGAGATCTGGCAACGAAGGACTTGGGGCAGGAGACGCAGGACGCACGAGTTGGGGCTTGGGTTTGCGATGATGGATCGGAGGCTTTAGGGGGGTTTCCGCAAACAAAAATATTTGTTAAGTCAGAAAGCGGGCGGGTGACTGCAAATTTTCTCTTGGCTGCACGTGAGACGATGGATTTTGATCGGGAGGCTGAGAAACAAAGGGATACAGGGATACATTTATCCATCGGATTCACAAGATATGCTGCCAATCTATTTTTGTTTGTTTGTGCACTCTCATTATAGTTTATATTTCCTTTTATTTCAAAAACAGACAGTTGACCACATCAAATCGGGTTGTTTACTAAAAAACAGGATATCAATCATGCTCGCCGGTGTCGTCATTGCAGTTCTCGGGGGCGAAGTAGACCCTGCT
This sequence is a window from Aegilops tauschii subsp. strangulata cultivar AL8/78 chromosome 7, Aet v6.0, whole genome shotgun sequence. Protein-coding genes within it:
- the LOC120969161 gene encoding uncharacterized protein isoform X1, encoding MEFLMQPIDGSNFLEEVGESLVSVPEGADAVDVEMVATQVTEGHQLAVEDQPAATGEAQILMLSEGARERRDVSPPSSELSTGKMNPRAPGWNKRLRIGAAAPSRPPCPNRVTAFEKAFRNYAENPRYNVITPTIGTTFDFVGEACDFYNLYSWEKGFGIRYGKSRLNVERIKCMQEIVCGCSVSRNCFLYPVFNFLVLLKPDVN
- the LOC120969161 gene encoding uncharacterized protein isoform X2, encoding MEFLMQPIDGSNFLEEVGESLVSVPEGADAVDVEMVATQVTEGHQLAVEDQPAATGEAQILMLSEGARERRDVSPPSSELSTGKMNPRAPGWNKRLLQARQ